AGCACCCGCGCTGCTCGTAAGGCGGCCTGTCCAGCCTCGCCAATTTCGGGAAGGGTGGTCTGGCGCGCGTATCTGCTCATCGTGTTGCCGCCAACCAAGCGCGGACGCGGTCATCGGGACTGTCATTCAAGGTAATGTCGGTGACGGCGGCCACAACATCCGCGCCAGCCTCAAAGGCCCCCGCCGCGCGGTCGATGCGCATTCCGCCAATCGCAATCAGGGGCGTATCCCCAATCAAGTTGCGCCACGTCGTTAGTTTCTCGATGCCCTGTTCATGCCATTTCATTTTCTTGAGGATGGTCGGATAGATGGGCCCAAGGGCGATGTAATCTGGTCGCGACTCGAGGGCTCGGGCGAGTTCCGTTTTGTCGTGGGTGCTGATCCCGAGGCGGATTTTGGCCGCTTGAATGGCCACGATATCCGCGTCTTCGAGGTCCTCCTGCCCCAGATGGATATAATCACACCCCGCATCAATCGCGAGGCGCCAATGATCGTTGATGACCAGTGTGCAACCATGATCCGCACAGACGGATTTCGCCCGCCTGATATGGGCGCGAAGGTGGTCTGCACTTGCATCCTTCATTCGCAATTGCACCAGTTTGATTCCCAATGGGACGAGGCGTTCGAGCCAATCCGCGCTGTCAAAAATGGGGTAAAATCGATCTAGTTTCATTCGAGAAACGCCTTTCCGATAACGGGGGTCGAGGGCGCAGCCATATCGCGCGGCTCCATCGGGTCGGCAATCGCCGCAAGCTGACCGGCGCGTATTGCGGTGGCGAATGCTTCGGCCATGGCGGCGGGGTCGCCCGCTTTTGCAACGGCCGTGTTTAAGAGCACAGCATCAAACCCAAGCTCCATTGCGCGTGCCGCTTGGGAAGGCAGGCCAAGCCCCGCATCGATCACCAAGGGCACATCCGGAAAATGGGCTCGCATCGCCCGTAATCCAAAAATATTATTCAACCCCAAGCCCGACCCAATCGGCGCGCCCCAAGGCATCAAAACCTCGCAGCCCGCATGGAGCAACCTATCCGCGACGACCAAATCTTCGGTGGTGTAGGGGAAAACCTGAAAGCCGTCCTCGCTAAGAATACGGGCAGCTTCGACCAGCCCGAAAACATCGGGTTGCAGCGTGTCCTCCTCGCCAATCACCTCAAGTTTGATCCATTTCGTGTCGAAAACTTCGCGAGCCATATGGGCGGTCGTGACGGCCTCTTTGACGCTATGACAGCCCGCGGTGTTGGGGAGGATATGCACGCCAAGGTCGCGGATCAGGTGCCAGAAATCCTGCCCCGCCCGATCCTGCCCACTCTCGCGGCGCAGCGAAACCGTCGCGACACTCGCCCCACTCCGCTTAAACGCATCTGCCAAGATCGCAGGGGACGGATATTGCGCGGAGCCCAGCATGAAACCATTGGCAAGGGTCGTGCCATAAAAATCACGCATCCTTTATCCCCCCTGCATCGGGGCAAGGACTTCGATCCTATCACCGTCGGACATCACGAAATCGGCTCGCGCGGTCGCGGGAACAAATTGGCCGTTCACGGCAGTTGCAACTTTGGCTTCCCCGAACCCTCGGGCCACGAGTAAGTCAGCCAATGTGTCGATCTGAACGTCCACGGGCTCGCCATTAATTTGCAGTATCATCCATCACCTCCGGCTGTTTGTTATCAAAGATTAATTCCGCCACCATGCGCGCCAACGCGGGAGCCAATAGGAACCCATGCCGATAGAGACCGTTGGCGCGGATAAGGTTTCCATCGCGGCGAATGCGCAGCAGGTTGTCGGGAAATGCGGGGCGACTATCAACGCCAATTTCCAACACCTCGGCCTCGCCAAAAGCGGGCGTCAGAGCATAGGCTGCGCTCAGCAGTTCGAGCAGCGCGCGGGCGGTGACGTGCTTGCCTGCGCGGCCTTCAATCATCGTCGCGCCCAGCATGAAAACGCCGTCGCCGCGCGGTACAATATAAAGCGGGACGCGTGGGTGCAGAAGGCGGATGGGGCGGCTTAAGGTGACTTCGGGGCAGGAGAGCACAAGCATCTCGCCTTTCACTCCGCGTAGATCAGCGATCTGATCGCGGGCCTGAAACCCTCGACAATCAATGGTTAGGCCTCGCTGGGCAAAATCCTCGGGGTCGGCTTCGGCCTGCTCAAACACCGCGCCATCCGCCACCAGACTTGCCTGCAATCGCGCCAAAGTTTCGCGAGGAGCCAGATGCGCCTCGCTTTCGAAGTAAAGCCCTTTGGTGAAACGGTCGGCCAAATCAGGCTCTAACGTGGAGATTTCGTCCGAAGTGACCTCTCGAAAGTTGGTCGTGCGTCGTGCAAATCGAGTCAGGTCCGCTTTGTCGCGCGTCAGTGAAACCACGAGAGAGCCGTTGCGATGTACGGTCTGCGTTTTCGCTTCCCACCAGTTGGCGGCCTCTTGGCCAAGTCGGATCACGGGCTCTTCGGCGCTTTCACCCTCGCAAAATGGGGCAAGCATCCCGCCCGCCCACCATGAGCAAGCCTGTGGCCCCGGGGTGGCGTGGCGATCAATAACCGTGACATGGGCGCCGCGATCCAACAAGGCGCGCGCCACACACAGGCCCGCGACGCCCGCGCCGATGATTGTGATTTCATGCATTACCATTGTCCATAAAAGTGATGAACGGGGCCGTGCCCCTTGCCAATTTGCAACTGATCCGCGGCGGCGATTGCTCCTTGCAAATAGCTATGCGCGGCGACCACGGAGGAATGCAAATCCAGCCCCTTGGACAGGTTTGCCGCAATTGCGGCAGAATAGGTGCACCCTGTGCCGTGCGTATTTCGCGTAACAATGCGGGGCGCAGAAAGCGCTGTCACCCTACCACCAGCCTCGATCAAAATATCGGTACAGGTATCGCCCTCGGCATGGCCACCTTTCATCAAAACCGCGCTCGGCCCCATGCCCAAAAGCCGCAGGCCTTGCGAGGTTATTTCCGCCAATGTGCGCGCTTGAGGTTCGCGCAAAAGACGGGCGGCCTCTGGCAGGTTGGGGGTAAGGAGCGTGGCGAGGGGGAGAATTTTCGCAACCATTGCTTCAATCGCCGCGTTCTGCAAAAGCGCGTCGCCGGATTTGGCGATCATCACGGGATCAACAACGATGGGGCCTTTAAAATCGGCGAGGCCTTGCGCGACGGCATCAATGATCGCGGTCGAGAACAGCATCCCAAGCTTGATTGCACCGACCTGAATATCCGAAAGCACAGCCTTGATTTGCGCGGCGACAACATCTGCGGGCACTTCATGGACGGCGGTTACGGATGTCGTGTTTTGCGCTGTGATGGCTGTTATGACGCTGGTCCCAAACGATCCATTCGCCGACATTGCCTTGAGATCAGCCTGCACACCTGCACCACCGCCGCTGTCCGAGCCTGCTATTGTTAGGGCGATTGGGGTGGTCTTTTTCACTGGCGCATCTCCATCGAGTTGGGGCATGCCAGCGAAAGAAAGAGTCTGCGCGAGATTTGCGCAAAGTACCCGTTCCCTACGCCGGTATAACCCGGATCAGGTTCGACGGGTCGGTGCAAGCACCTCTCAGCCCTAATGGGCCCCCCGACGGATAAAATATGGTGTCTGGCCACAAGTACGTGGACAAACAATCGTTGGGGCAATGCTTAGTTCAGATTTCTAGCAGTCACAACCCGATGTTTTGAGGCGCTTTCAAATGCATCCACTATCACTATGCCTAACTTGGAAAGCCCTTGCTACTGACCATCAAGTCAGTTACAATTTTCACATGTCCCCATCAGAGAAACCAGAACCAAAGTTTCGCCGACGTGCAAACGCACGCCCAGATGAGGTTTTGGATGCGGCCCTTGCCCTCTTTATTGATCAAGGGTTTGCACGAACAAGTGTGGATCAGGTCGCCCAACGCGCGGGTATTTCCAAGGGGGCCGTCTACCTGTATTTCCCCTCCAAAGAGGCCATACTTGCGGGCTTGGTGAATCGCACAATCGCGCCCTTAACGGATGCTCTATTTGACAATATTTCGCGTCATCAAGGGGATCCCCGCCCGGCTATTGAGCAATTCTTACGAATGATGGGGAAGGTCTTGACGGACAAACGCAACCGAGCCGTCCCCTTGATCGTAATCCATGAAGCTCCCGCAGCCCCAGAGATTGCCACGCTATTTCGCACCGCCGTTTTAGACCGCGCCATTCCTGCCCTTTCGACGCTTTTGGCGCAGGGTGTCGAAGGAGGCCATATTCGGCCCATCGACCCCGAACTAACCGCGCGAACTGTGATCGGACCAATCCTCGCACACATCATTTTTTACGAAATATTCGGGATTGAACCAGAGGGTGGATTTCATTTGGACCACCTAATTGAAAACCACCTTTTGATCCTAAACGCAGGCCTCGAACCCCAGAAAGGATAGCGAGATGAACTCCCTTCCGAATTGGCTGATCGTCATCATCAACGCCATTTTTCCAAGTTTTGGGGAGCCCGTTGTTTTGGAATATAACGGCTATGCTGAGGGTGATTACGTCTATATTGCGTCTGCTGTCGCGGGTCGGATTGTGAATATGCGCGCGCGAGAAGGCGAGTCCATTTCTGCGCTTGAGACGCTGTTTCAAATCGACGACAGCCACCAGACCGCGGCCTTACATGCGGCGCAGGCCCAAGTTGCTGTCGCGCAAGCAAATCTGGAAAATCTAGCGACAGGAAGCCGTGACGAAGAGATCGCCGTGATCCACGCCTCGCTTGATTCCGCCAAGGTGGATCAACGCCTTGCCCAGTCGACATTGGAGCGCACCCAACGCCTTTCCAAAACGGGGTCCGTTTCGCAAGCCCGCGTCGATACCGATACGGCTTTGTTACAAGGGGCCAACGCACGTGTCGCCCAGTTTGAGGCACAACTACACGTCGCTGAATTGCCTGCGCGGATTTCCCAAAGGATAGCCGCCGAAGCCACCCATGACGCCGCCCTCGCCCAACTTGAAGGCGCCCGTTCCGCCCTGAATGACACCACCGTCACAGCTCCGATTGGTGGGCGTGTTGACAAGGTGTTTTACGAGCAGGGCGAAGTTGCTTTGGCAGGTGCTCCGGTCGTCTCGATCCTCCCTCCGGAAAGCTTGAAGGCTTTGTTTTTCATCCCTGAAGGCGAGCGCGCCAGTGTGTCGTTAGGCGAAATTTTTGATGTCGCCTGCAGTGGTTGCCCTGACGAAATCACCGCGCATCTGACGCGTCTTGCCGCGACGCCGCAATACACGCCTCCCATCATTTACAGTCGCGAGGAGCGGTCGCGGCTGGTGTTTCGGGCCGAATCTATACTGGAGAATGCGGGTGATGTTTTGCCCGGACAACCCCTCACGTTGAGGCCACGCGATTGACCCAACCATTTGCCATATCCGTTACAGGCCTGACCAAGGTTTTCGGCGGGCGAAGGGTGGTGGACAGCTTTGATATGGAGGTTCCCAAGGGGGCTATTTACGGCTTTCTTGGGCCTAATGGGTCAGGAAAAACCACGACAATCCGTATGATGTGCGGGTTGCTCACGCCGGATGAGGGCGCGGGTACATGCCTTGGGTTTGATATCCTGTCGCAACAAGGCAGCATTAAGGAAAACGTGGGATATATGACCCAAAGGTTCTCGCTTTACGAGGACCTGACGATCCGTGAAAACCTCGATTTTATGGCGCGGATGTACCGGATTAAGAACCGCAAGAAATGTGTCCAAGATGCATTGAGCGACTTAGGCCTCGCTGACCGCGCAAACCAATTGGCGGGCACGTTGTCAGGCGGGTGGAAGCAACGTTTGGCGCTGGCGGCATGTTTGATCCACAAACCCACCCTGTTGTTGCTCGATGAGCCCACGGCCGGTGTCGACCCAAAAGCGCGGCGCGATTTCTGGGATGAAATACGCTCCCTGTCGGCAGCGGGCGTGACCGTTCTCGTTTCAACCCACTACATGGACGAAGCGGTGCAATGCGATTTCATCGCCTACATCGCCTATGGGAAAAAACTAATCGCAGGGCCCGCGCATGACATTCCGCGCATGATTGGCCTCTATACGTGGCGCGTCACGGGCCCTGAAATTTCGGATCTTGAATCCTTACTCCGGCAGGATGCCGATGTTGGTCAGGTTGCCCGCTTTGGCGCCGTTTTGCATGTGTCGGGGACAGATGAGGCAAAACTCAAAGCACTCGCGGCGCGCTATAACGCTGCCAATGTATATAGTTGGGTTCAAAAAGAGGCCGAACTGGAAGAAGCTTTCATCTATCTGATGACCGGTGTTGACGACAATTTCAGTGGGGCCAAACCATGAAATGGTCATTCTCACCTGCGCGGTTATGGGCTGTTCTGGCAAAGGAATTCGTCCAGATGCGGCGCGACAAAGTCACCTTTGTGATGATGATCGGCGTTCCGATCATGCAACTCCTTATCTTTGGCTATGCGATCAACTCCGATCCTCATAACCTTCCAACGCTCGTTGAAATGTCGGACGAAGGGCCAGTGACGCGGGCGATCCTTATGGGCATGAAATCGTCCACTTATTTTGATTTTCAAGGCATCGTAACCAGCCGCGAAGAAGGAGACAAAGCGCTGCGCGACGGATCGGCGAATTTCTTGGTGGTGGTGCCCCCCAACTTTGAGCGAGATATTTTACGTGGATTTTCCCCCGAAATACTCCTGTCCGCCGACGCCTCTGATCCCGCTGCGGTCGGGGGTGGGGCGTCGGCGATGGGGGGTATTATTGACATCGCGATGGCGCAGACACTGACCGGCCCCCTGCGCTATGCCGCTGGGGGCCAACCACCAATTAGCGTTGTGGTTCATCGGCAATATAACCCCGAGGGCAACACCTCAATCAATATTGTCCCCGGTCTTTTGGGGGTCATATTATCGCTGACGATGGTGATGATCACGGCGGTCGCGATTGTTCGCGAAACCGAGAAGGGCACCATGGAAACGCTGATTGCGACTCCTGTGCGGCCCCTCGAAGTGATGCTCGGAAAAATCCTCCCGTATGTCTTGGTTGGATATGTTCAGACCGTGGTTTTCTTGATCGCGTCGCAGGTGTTATTTGGCGTGCCTTTCATCGGATCGCCCTTCGCCTTTTTTGTGGGGTTTAACCTCTATATCGTCGTCAATCTTGCGCTTGGCTTCCTGATTTCGACGGTCGCGCGCAGCCAAATGCAGGCCATGCAAATCTCGTTCTTCACGCTATTGCCAACGATCCTGCTCTCGGGATTCATGTTCCCTTTTGCCGCCATGCCCGTGTGGGCGCAGATGATTGGCAATGCGATCCCCGCGACGCATTTCTTGCGTCTCGTGCGCAAGGTCATGCTCAAAGGGGCCGACATTAGCGATATTCTGGGTGATCTCACGAACATCAGCATTATCATGTTGGTGATCGTCGCGATTGCGCTCAAACGGTATCGCCAAACGCTAGACTAAGTGCAATGAAGAGGCATCCTCGAGCGCAATACCCGCCCAAGGATGCCGTTTTATTAAGCTATATCAAAGCGATCTGTATTCATAACTTTCACCCAAGCTGCGACAAAATCCGTCACAAACTTCTCGGCATTGTCGTCCTGCGCATAGACTTCGGCATAGGAGCGCAGGATCGAATTGGAGCCAAACACGAGGTCTATGCGTGTCGCGGTCCACTTCACTTTGCCCGAAGAACGGTCGCGAACCTCATAGGTACCTCCGTCCACGGGATGCCACGAATTAGCCATATCCGTCAGATTCACGAAGAAATCTGTGGTAAGGGCACCAGCGCGATCCGTGAACACACCGTGTTTTGAACCGCCATAGTTGGTGCCCATAGCCCGCATGCCACCGACCAAGACCGTCATTTCATTGGCCGTTAAGCCCATGAGTTGCGTGCGATCCAGCATCAATTCTTCTGGGCTGACAATGTAGTCTTTCTTGAGCCAGTTGCGATAGCCATCGGCCAGCGGTTCCAAAACATCAAAAGACTCGGCATCGGTCATCTCGTCCGTGGCATCTCCACGCCCTGAAGCGAAAGGAACCGACACCGGATATCCCGCAGAATTAGCCGCTTGCTCGACGCCGACATTCCCCGCGAGGACAATGACATCCGCAAGACTTGCACCGCTTTCTGCAGCAATGCCTTCAAGCACACCCAGCACTTTCGCCAAACGCACAGGCTCATTGCTCTCCCAATCTTTTTGAGGTGCGAGGCGAATGCGCGCACCATTGGCACCGCCGCGCATGTCCGAGCCGCGATAGGTCCGCGCGCTGTCCCATGCTGTCGAGACCATTTCGCTCAGGGTCAAACCGCTCGCTGCGATACGGCCCTTAACTGCCTCAACATCATAGTCCGTTTGCCCTGTGGGAATTGGGTCCTGCCAGATCAACTCTTCTTGTGGGACGTCGGGACCGAGGTAACGGGTTTTGGGGCCCATATCGCGGTGGGTGAGCTTGAACCAAGCGCGTGCGAAAGTGTCAGAAAAATACGCGGGATCCTTGGCAAATTTCTCTGAGATTGCGCGATAGGTCGGGTCCATTTTCATCGCCATATCTGCGTCGGTCATGATGGGCATACAGCGGATCGTCGGGTCTTCGACATCAACAGGCATATGCTCTTCTTTGATGTCGATTGGCTCCCATTGCCACGCGCCTGCAGGGCTTTTCTTTAGCTCCCATTCATACCCGAAAAGCATCTCGAAATAGCCGTTATCCCACTTGGTTGGGTTTGTCGTCCACGCCCCTTCAATTCCGCTCGAGACCGTTTCGCGGCCCACGCCTTTGCCTACCGAATTTTTCCAACCCATGCCCTGCTCTTCAATGCCAGCCCCTTCCGGCGCGTCGCCCAAGAGGCTTGCGTCGCCATTACCGTGGGTCTTGCCCACCGTGTGACCACCCGCCGTAAGGGCCACGGTTTCTTCGTCATTCATGGCCATGCGAGCAAAGGTTTCGCGGATATGTAGCGCGGTTTTGAGCGGATCGGGGGTGCCGTTCACGCCTTCGGGATTCACATAGATCAAGCCCATCTGCACAGCGGCAAGCGGGTTTTCCATCGTGGAGGGATCTTCTAGGTTTTCATAACGGCTGTCACTCGCGGCCAACCATTCGTTTTCCGAACCCCAGTAAGTGTCGATCTCAGGCTGCCAAATATCTTCGCGCCCAAAGGAAAACCCAAACGACTTCAACCCCATGGATTCATAGGCAATTGTACCAGCTAGGATCATCAGATCAGCCCAGCTTAATTTGTTGCCGTATTTCTTTTTGATCGGCCACAACAAGCGACGTGCCTTATCAAGGCTAACGTTATCGGGCCAGGAATTCAACGGCGCAAAACGTTGATTGCCCGTTCCACCGCCCCCGCGCCCATCGGCAAGACGGTACGTTCCCGCCGAGTGCCAAGCCATGCGGATCATCAGGCCACCATAATGCCCCCAGTCGGCAGGCCACCACTCTTGGCTGTCCGTCATCAGGGCATGAATGTCTTTTTTCAACGCCTCTACATCAAGGGTTTTTACGGCTTCACGGTACTCAAAATCCGCACCCATCGGGTTGGTTTTGGAATCATGCTGGTGCAAAATGCCGAGGTTCAGCGCATTGGGCCACCACGCCATAACCGACTTGTCCGAAGCCGTATTTCCGCCGTGCATCACAGGGCACTTGCCGACCGTATCTTTATCATTACCGTCCATGTTTTCCTCCGTCAGAAGCTGCATTACTTGAATTAGGTGACAAGGCGAGTAGCTCGTACTTCTACAAGAACTCGCCCTGAAACTATCCATTCCATCTAAAGCTAGCAGACCAGAATCATAATACAAATTGCATTTTCTAAACCCAATGATAGTATTTTCTAATGAGTCGACTCTCTATGAAACATCTGCGTTATTTCGATGCCCTCGCGCGATTTGGCCACTTTGGGCACGCCGCTGAGTCCTGCGCCATTACCCAACCTGCCCTCTCCGTTCAGATCAAAGAACTGGAACAATTGATCGGCACTCCGCTGGTCGAACGCGGCGCGCGGCAAATTCGCCTAACCAGTTTTGGCGAGGAATTTGCAAAACGTGCGGGCGATATTCTACGGTCAGTTGACGAGCTTGAAGACATGGCGCGGGCGTCACAAACCCCGCTCATTGGACGGCTTCGGATCGGGGTCATCCCAACCGTTGCGCCGTATCTTTTGGCCGATGTCATCAAAGAACTTTTCCGTCAATACCCCGGATTGGACCTGCGCCCTCGCGAGGCGGTAACCCAAAAACTGATTGAGGATCTGGTCGGAGGCCGCATGGATGCCGCCATCGTCGCCCTCCCGATTTCCGAACCGTCCTTGCATGAGGAGACCCTTTTTGAGGAGGAATTCGTTTTGGTGCGGCCCCTAAAAGACGCCGATTTACCGGTTCCGAACTCTGCAATGTTACGCGAAATGCGGCTACTTTTGCTTGAAGAAGGCCATTGTTTTCGCGATCAGGCCATTTCGTTTTGCAAGATGTCTTCGACTATGCCGCGCGACCTCATGGAGGGGAGTTCCCTATCGACATTGGTCCAGATGGTTGGGGCGGGAATCGGTGTGACCCTGATTCCCGAAATGGCCGTTCCGATCGAGACAAGCTCCGCAGCGGTTACGGTGTTCCGTCTAGCCGCGCCCCGCCCTTCGCGGACCATCGGCATGGTTTGGCGCAAAACCAACCCATTGTCCGATCAACTCGCCCAAATCGCCGAAGTCGTCAGACAAGCAGGGACGCGCAAAATTTAGATTCCATACGCTTACCTATACGACCGCCAAATAAACCTCTCAATTCGCCTTTGATGACACTAGGACCACCTTCATGCCCCGCACCCTGATTGTACTTGCCCATCCAGAAAAACAGTCCTTCAACAGCAGCTGGGCACAGGCCAGTGCGCAAGCATCACAGACCGAGGGGCACGAGGTTATGTGGTCCGACCTCTATGCGTTGAACTTCGATCCCAGCGAGAAAGCCGACCATTATGCCAGCGCCCGAAAGGATGGTTATTCTGACGTTCTAAAGGCCCAAGAGGACGCCGCGGACACGAACTCTTTGCCAGAAGATGTTGCGCAGGAAATTGCGAAGATCCGTGCGGCGGATCGGATCATTTTTCACTTCCCGATTTGGTGGTTTGCGCCGCCTGCCATTCTGAAGGGGTGGTGTGATCGGGTTTTTGCACAAGGGGCGCTTCACACCATCGACCAACGTTTTGACAACGGAATGTGCGAAGGGAAAACCGTCCTTTTTTGCGCCACCACGGGGGCGAATTCCGCCGAAAGCGCCTTCAACGGCAAGGAAGGCGACGTCCGAATGCTGTTGTGGCCCTTGGCCTATACGCTGCGCTATCTCGGGTTTGACGTCCTTGAGCCTCGGGTTTTACATGGCATTCACGGCTATCACGAAGGTGCAAATGAAGTGGCGTTGAAAGCACGCTTACGGTCCGAGCTTGAGGGCCACGCACAGACGAATTCTCAATTTGAAAGCCTGCCAAAAATCGTCTTTAACGCGGACACAGAATTTGATGCAGAAGGCAGTTTATTGCCAGACGCGCCGAGCCATTCCCATTTCATACGGCAAAAATCGTAAACCAAAATTCAGCAAAAAGGCGCGTCGTTCCATCCGTCTCATTTAATGTGAACCACATTGCGAATATACCGTCGGCAGGCTGGATATTTGAATTTCAACGCCCATCTTTATTGATGAAAACATAGAAAAGGATTATCGGATGGATTACCCCTTCAAGACGATTAGCCTCGCATGCGCGACGGTTGCCCTAAGCACGTTCGCCGCCACCGCTGGAACGGTATCGGGCACCGTGACCTATCTTGAGCGCATTGCCTTGCCGCCCGAGGCGACGCTCACCGTGCGCCTGCTCGATGTGTCCCGCGCCGATGCGCCATCGATGGAACTCTCGACCAAGGTCTATGCGTTGAACGGAGTGCCACAGCCGTTCAGCTTGGAATATGACGACAACATGATCGACCCTCGATTTACCTATTCCGTGGATGCGGAAATTGAGCATATGGACGAGGTGTTGTTTCGCTCCACATCCGCGTATTTGGTGATTACGCGCGACGCGCCATCCGAAGTGGATATCGTGGTTCAAAAAATGCCCTCCCCTCGCGCGACCCTTGAGGACACAAGTTGGGTTGTGACGAGTATTGGCGGCAATGTGATCGTCGCAGATCGCGTACCGATGGTAGAGTTTGCGCAGAACGGTGCGTTTGCCATCCAAACCACCTGCAACAATCTCGGAGGGGAGGCCGAAATCGGCGAGGGCACGATCACGTTTCCCACCAACATGCCAACGACCATGATGGCCTGCGAAGACCCTTATATGAGGCTCCAAGGGGACATTACCGAAGCGCTCCTTCAGGTCACGGGATACACGCTCAGCGACACCATGTTGGCCTTCACCAATGAGGCTGGGATTGAAGTCATGGAAATGCAAGAATCCAAGTAATCAATTACTCGTTAAAAACAAAAAGGGGCGGACCAATCATGGCCCGATTGTGCGGCCCACCCCTTCTCTCAGTCAGTCGTCGCCTGCCCCTTAACGGAACAAGTGAACGGCTGTCATTGAGACCGCTGGGAAATATGTCACGATCATAAGAGCCGTGATGGCCGCCAAATAGATCGGCGCCATTTTCCGTGCGATCGAAAGTACGCCCACACCAGAGATCCGCGACGCCACATAGAGCGTGGCCCCAACAGGTGGTGTGAACAGGCCAACCGCAACATTGCAGGTCATAATTACGCCCAAGTGAACGGGATCGACGCCAAATGCCTGTGCCGTTGGAAGAAACAAGGGCGCAGTCAAGAGGATCGCTGGTACAGGGTCGAGGACCAACCCAAGGATCAACAAAACAATGTTAACCATCAGCAAAAACATCCAAGGTCCGGTTGACACTTCTTGCACGAAAGCCACCAGAATTTGTGGCATTTGCTCAAGCGTAATGAGCCATCCAAGAACAGTGGTTGCGCCAATCACAACCATAACAACAGCACTGGTGACAAAGGCATCAATCATTAGGCTTGGAAGGTCGCGAATGTGGAAATCGCGATACACAAAGATCGTTACGATAAGCCCGTAGACCACCGCCAAAGCCGCAGCCTCAGTGGGGGTTACCCAACCGGTGAAGATCCC
This Falsihalocynthiibacter arcticus DNA region includes the following protein-coding sequences:
- a CDS encoding ABC transporter ATP-binding protein, producing MTQPFAISVTGLTKVFGGRRVVDSFDMEVPKGAIYGFLGPNGSGKTTTIRMMCGLLTPDEGAGTCLGFDILSQQGSIKENVGYMTQRFSLYEDLTIRENLDFMARMYRIKNRKKCVQDALSDLGLADRANQLAGTLSGGWKQRLALAACLIHKPTLLLLDEPTAGVDPKARRDFWDEIRSLSAAGVTVLVSTHYMDEAVQCDFIAYIAYGKKLIAGPAHDIPRMIGLYTWRVTGPEISDLESLLRQDADVGQVARFGAVLHVSGTDEAKLKALAARYNAANVYSWVQKEAELEEAFIYLMTGVDDNFSGAKP
- the thiD gene encoding bifunctional hydroxymethylpyrimidine kinase/phosphomethylpyrimidine kinase, with the translated sequence MKKTTPIALTIAGSDSGGGAGVQADLKAMSANGSFGTSVITAITAQNTTSVTAVHEVPADVVAAQIKAVLSDIQVGAIKLGMLFSTAIIDAVAQGLADFKGPIVVDPVMIAKSGDALLQNAAIEAMVAKILPLATLLTPNLPEAARLLREPQARTLAEITSQGLRLLGMGPSAVLMKGGHAEGDTCTDILIEAGGRVTALSAPRIVTRNTHGTGCTYSAAIAANLSKGLDLHSSVVAAHSYLQGAIAAADQLQIGKGHGPVHHFYGQW
- a CDS encoding ABC transporter permease, with the protein product MKWSFSPARLWAVLAKEFVQMRRDKVTFVMMIGVPIMQLLIFGYAINSDPHNLPTLVEMSDEGPVTRAILMGMKSSTYFDFQGIVTSREEGDKALRDGSANFLVVVPPNFERDILRGFSPEILLSADASDPAAVGGGASAMGGIIDIAMAQTLTGPLRYAAGGQPPISVVVHRQYNPEGNTSINIVPGLLGVILSLTMVMITAVAIVRETEKGTMETLIATPVRPLEVMLGKILPYVLVGYVQTVVFLIASQVLFGVPFIGSPFAFFVGFNLYIVVNLALGFLISTVARSQMQAMQISFFTLLPTILLSGFMFPFAAMPVWAQMIGNAIPATHFLRLVRKVMLKGADISDILGDLTNISIIMLVIVAIALKRYRQTLD
- the thiS gene encoding sulfur carrier protein ThiS — translated: MILQINGEPVDVQIDTLADLLVARGFGEAKVATAVNGQFVPATARADFVMSDGDRIEVLAPMQGG
- a CDS encoding HlyD family secretion protein; this translates as MNSLPNWLIVIINAIFPSFGEPVVLEYNGYAEGDYVYIASAVAGRIVNMRAREGESISALETLFQIDDSHQTAALHAAQAQVAVAQANLENLATGSRDEEIAVIHASLDSAKVDQRLAQSTLERTQRLSKTGSVSQARVDTDTALLQGANARVAQFEAQLHVAELPARISQRIAAEATHDAALAQLEGARSALNDTTVTAPIGGRVDKVFYEQGEVALAGAPVVSILPPESLKALFFIPEGERASVSLGEIFDVACSGCPDEITAHLTRLAATPQYTPPIIYSREERSRLVFRAESILENAGDVLPGQPLTLRPRD
- a CDS encoding thiazole synthase produces the protein MRDFYGTTLANGFMLGSAQYPSPAILADAFKRSGASVATVSLRRESGQDRAGQDFWHLIRDLGVHILPNTAGCHSVKEAVTTAHMAREVFDTKWIKLEVIGEEDTLQPDVFGLVEAARILSEDGFQVFPYTTEDLVVADRLLHAGCEVLMPWGAPIGSGLGLNNIFGLRAMRAHFPDVPLVIDAGLGLPSQAARAMELGFDAVLLNTAVAKAGDPAAMAEAFATAIRAGQLAAIADPMEPRDMAAPSTPVIGKAFLE
- a CDS encoding FAD-dependent oxidoreductase translates to MHEITIIGAGVAGLCVARALLDRGAHVTVIDRHATPGPQACSWWAGGMLAPFCEGESAEEPVIRLGQEAANWWEAKTQTVHRNGSLVVSLTRDKADLTRFARRTTNFREVTSDEISTLEPDLADRFTKGLYFESEAHLAPRETLARLQASLVADGAVFEQAEADPEDFAQRGLTIDCRGFQARDQIADLRGVKGEMLVLSCPEVTLSRPIRLLHPRVPLYIVPRGDGVFMLGATMIEGRAGKHVTARALLELLSAAYALTPAFGEAEVLEIGVDSRPAFPDNLLRIRRDGNLIRANGLYRHGFLLAPALARMVAELIFDNKQPEVMDDTAN
- a CDS encoding TetR/AcrR family transcriptional regulator → MHPLSLCLTWKALATDHQVSYNFHMSPSEKPEPKFRRRANARPDEVLDAALALFIDQGFARTSVDQVAQRAGISKGAVYLYFPSKEAILAGLVNRTIAPLTDALFDNISRHQGDPRPAIEQFLRMMGKVLTDKRNRAVPLIVIHEAPAAPEIATLFRTAVLDRAIPALSTLLAQGVEGGHIRPIDPELTARTVIGPILAHIIFYEIFGIEPEGGFHLDHLIENHLLILNAGLEPQKG
- a CDS encoding thiamine phosphate synthase gives rise to the protein MKLDRFYPIFDSADWLERLVPLGIKLVQLRMKDASADHLRAHIRRAKSVCADHGCTLVINDHWRLAIDAGCDYIHLGQEDLEDADIVAIQAAKIRLGISTHDKTELARALESRPDYIALGPIYPTILKKMKWHEQGIEKLTTWRNLIGDTPLIAIGGMRIDRAAGAFEAGADVVAAVTDITLNDSPDDRVRAWLAATR